The DNA region ATCTGCAAACAACTGCAACAGATGGATGCAGAGTCAAAAACAAGCATTACTGATGTAAAACAGGGAAAAGGGGAACACAGGTTTGTTCAAACTGCTGCTTTTTGTTTGATCAATATAATATGCACATCCTTTTTCTATGCTAATCAGCTGCAATCCAAAGCAGTGTACTATGTAACATACCAAAGTCTTTTCATGGTACAGTGTTCTATGGCAACactcattttgttgtttgtataGCTATAAAGCTTTGATGTTCatactttaaatattaaaaacgaTGCTGCATGTCGAGCAATACCTCATATATGCTTACCACTGATATTTACTCTCCTAGCTTTTCATTCATCATATTATCCACAGGGACCAGCTTTGATGACTCGTAGCATATCTTCATTTACTTGCTGGATAATTCTTTTTTTCACCActatatgtaaatgtgtgtcagGGACATTATGACTGTATATCATTTGCAATCTGTATACTTTAACCAACTGTTATTGTCTGTGTTAACATTGGGGATCAGTGTACACAAACTTGAAGTGTGTCGATATTTAACTGACATGTTGGGTTGAaataaatgtcactttattaaaaGCTTGTTGAAATTTTAACTGCAACTCAAACTTTGcatgtgatcagctgtttgacaACACTGTCACCACTCAGGAATTGATGTTGTAAGTATTTATTTCaacactatatatacacacatactgtaacatgATGAGGCACAGGAGTGGAGGTTAAATCAACAGAAATGACAGTAATTATATAATAGGTGAGGCACAATGTGGCCTATTCcaagacattttatatttaaaaatgtacaccccccccccccccaaaaaaaaaacaacctgttttACAAATCACCATTTGTCACTGATTCTGCTTGATTTTCTACAATTTTCAAACACTGATCTGAAAACTCGCCAAACAGAGGCTCATGCATGGCAGCCCTCATCGCGTCCTCTTTCGTGTCTGAGCTGTCAATGGACTGTAATAACTGCCTCAGATGTGGGTTGCAAAGAAGATCTCTGAGCTCTTTTGATTGacctgaaaaaaaagagaaagtaatGACCTACAGCTGACTTTTTTTGAAAACTTAATTTGTGTTGGGTAAAGAGAAATTGGATGCGGGGTGCTGTCAAAGGTTAATTAATACCTAACAGCTGGAGTCTCTGCAGAGGCACCTTGTCGGTGATGTCATCCTCATGCAGAAGATCTTCAACACTCCACGGCTCTGCAGAGACAGTAAAGCAAAAATGGTAAATtgaatggactgtacttatatagcgcctttctagtctttgtgaccactcaaagtgctttacattacatgtcattcacccattcacacacattcatacactgatggcaggagctaccacgcatggtgccaacctgctcattaggggaatctaaccattcattcacattcatacacagttggcacagcaacgggagcaatttggggttaagtgtcttgcccaaggaaacatcgacatgtggactggaggagacgggaatcgaaccaccaatcttccaattggaggacgaccggctgtggctcaggaggtagagccacAGCCTGTGAAAAGctcttttcacacagagcaaCAGAAAATCATGAAGGCTGAATTCTGGTGGTCATTCAATCTCTGCTTCTAATGCCATACAGCTGTATTTAACATGATATGTTCTGCAATTTAATCCTGGCTAGATACACATTTGAATATAATTGGACACAATTTTGACACCGAAGTACTATTTTCCACCAATTCAAAAGTTAAACTCGTCCTCACACTCTAGCTCAGTGTAAGAAAGTGAAATCCAGATTAAAACaagtattttgtcatttttctataAACAGCAATTGTTCACaataagaaaacacagaaataatgaGAGCAAGAACAACATACCAGCATTTAGAGCAGGCTTCACTTCagaagcttcagcagtgtgtGGGAGCTGTTGAGCAGGAAGGCAAGTGTCTATGGAGAGAAATTTGATGGTGGATCAGTGGATGATGAGCAGTGTAATATTGTATGATCACAGCTTTGTTTAAACATCACACAACTATAACAGTTAAACACTGAGATCAAGCTCATTTACCTTTGTGCTTCTTGTAGCAGCCAAGTGAACAActacaacagaaaaacatgattcaTTTATCTTATACATACAAATACTGGCTGAATCAAGGTACAACACATTGACATCAGTAATGTGTTTATACATGTTTAAATAAGCAATTCCATCTATTAGTAAGCAATTAGATATGTGTGACATTGATACAGAAAACAATTAGGCATCATAAGTAAAGTGGATGTGACACTTTATGTTATGTACATATATAAGTCTACATAATAGCTTAATGGGGAGATAACATATGGATCATTTAGATTATTTTGCTGCAATAAGAGCCTGTTGATGAGATTGTGGTAATTGTGTTTCATCATTAATACGTAGTAATATAAACTGCAGGCTTCCTGTTAttctaaaaatattttatgGCATGAAACACCAAAAGAACTCatccattttaatttaaaaggtaTAGTTTGAAGTCCAGTATCTCTGTGCCACCTTTACCTTTCGGACCTGCTAAAATCTCAAAgtgtatttatttcctttgaGAGGGTGttttgcagtgtgtattttgtgGCATTTACAAATACCTTATTAAGGTTAGTGTACAAATCTCATAGGTTTACAGTCTGGTTTAGGTTAAGCTTACCTTAACCTAAACCAGACTGTAACCACATTCACAAGTAGTAGTCAATTTGGCCTGTCCCATCTAGCATTTACTTCTTCCATGCAAGCCACCATGTCATGTCATGAAAAGACAAACCATACACCTTTTtggggcttttccattatacagttctagcactactcagctTGACTCGacatttttgcttttccataagggatagtacctggtactgttttagtacctgctctggcAAGGTTAGAGAGTGGCATGAGCGCGcagtcccacacaagaatcaaaacctgccatttttaaataacGGCAACATAAAGTTACAGCAAGTTTCATGCGAGTTAATGTGGCTCCTATGCACAAAACTACACCATGGTCCTTTGACGAGGTGCAAACATGTTCCTGTGTGTGGTGGCAGACGAGAGATGTGAGATGTGCTATGAGGACCCCGCCCACATTGCGGAGGTACTATGAAGTACCTGGTACCAAACCAAGAGGAGTTGAGTTGAGTCGGCtaagtagtgctagaactgcaTAATGGAAAAACGCCATATGTGTTTTTCGTATGCTCTACAACACACAGGGGAGGCTGAAAGGAGGGCTATTAACTtggttgcaatctacaacctcaccactagatgccactgaaTCCTACACAATGGTCCTTTAACGCATGTGTATAAATCGGTTCgaaatattcttatttttcaaatttagTTGGAAACGTTACCTTGTTGTATGTTGTTGTATGCATGTTGTAAAGCCACTGTCGCGTTACACATGAATATGTAACGTTATGTTGTAGTTGTGATTAGTCGTAGTTTAGCTTTATCGCCTATcattattctatattatactttTTCATTGAGTCTTACACATTTATTGGTCAGCCAAAGCTGTGGAAAGTCGTCTACCAAGATATTAACCACTGTGTGTGGATTCTTCATGCTCATATAACTGTTTTAACTAACGAGTAGCACCATAAGAACTAGCCAAACAAACCGGAAGCTAACTATCCAGCAGACAGAAAGCTAACGTCACTTACTATCTGATTTTGCAGGCCGGACATCTGTATTTTGGTGTCTGTTCGGCGCACACGCTGCAGAGCTGCATCTTATAGGTAACAAGAATTAACCAGGTATACAGTTGTTTTCTAATTCACACGTGTGGAATACAGGAAAAGGCGTAATACCACTTCCGGATAACccttctttcaaaataaaagcagataaattcagcaaaagcataaaaataaaagtcactAAAACAAAACACGGATGTTATAAGACTAATCTTTCATCATTTAGGTTTTAATCAGTTTCAATCCGTTCCACAAGAAGCTTTTAATAATACTTCATAAAATGACAGCTTCCATTGAAATATGCAAAGATTGTGGGGAGGTTTCATCTTTTAACAAGGATTTGTTACACTGTTAATCCTTCTCATATACAGGTAgggttattgttgttttatccaGTATGTCAGAGAGGATGAAGGCAATCACCATCCAAACAAGTAAACATTTGGGTACTTCCACGTCATAAGGACGTAAGTACCAGTTGATTTTGGAATGCATGAGGTGCATAAAGGGTTTTGAGTAATTCTTTATTATACATTCATCTACTGCCTAAATAGATGAGTGAAGGCTAGGGTGGATTGCAGTTAGTGTCACAGTTAAGTCAAGTTAAAACCCAAATGGCTCATATCAGTAAACTGCCCCTTGGCCTTAGTGTATGGATGTGCATGTCACTCCTCTGGGATTAAAAGGGAAACAGCAagccctccccctcccccccagaCAAAACACTTGACACCAACAGGAAAGAGAATTCATAGAAAGCAGGAAGAAAGCTGGCACCACTGATCTACTGAAGGAAATGAGAATGGTAAGGTGCTATTTTTACACAAACTATAAAAATACAACTTGTAAAGCAGCATATGTTAACAAGAATTATATCAGTTatattaaaaactaaactagATAATGAACTAGACATAGTTTTTATTTACAGGTCTGagcaatagaaataaaacaatccATGTTAGTTAagtaacatcttttttttattgaattaaaaTACAGTACAACATCTCTTGCACCAACAGAaatgactatatatatatatgtctatctatgtcGATATATATTTAACAAGCACACACCACTGACCTATATACCTATATAACACAAACTATTCTTGCACAGCTGTAATTTGAGAGTAGCAGGTCCTGTTTCAGGGCAGAGTACGGAATGGACAGCTGTCTCGTGACTGATTACTGGGCATATTCCCGATGTCACAACGGCCCATTCACATCATTCACGTGGGTCAGGAAAGGCAAAAACACTTGGCCACAGTCAACATCAGAAATCCAACGTAGATCTGGATCTGTGTGGAAATCAAAATGAAAGTTAATGGTCATCACATCTCATTACATCAGCATTTTCTGTTCAAATTCAACCACTTGTTTGACTCAACTATTTAATCAAGATTGTAATAGTGTTTATgcacaatatttattttcttaaggCTGCCACTAAGGGCTGTTTTCAACACTGATAAATAAGCATGATATAtgctcaattaatcaattggTCAATAAAGTGTTCAGTGACAAGTTCATTATGTCCATCACTGTTTCCAAAGGCTTAAATCGACATATTCCAGTTGCTTGTTTTGTGTGATCAAGTGTCAAAAAGCCAGATATATTCAATCTacgataaaaatgaaaagagacaagcagaaaatcctcacatttgagaagctggaaacagTGATGATTCACATTGTTGCTTAAAATGACTCATGATTAATGATTAACCAATTATCAAAATTGATCCAGTAGTTTTTagccttcatttttttttaaactatgctGGCCTGAATTAGGGTAACAATAACTTTAAGGAAAAAAGTGGGTCATATTAGTTGTTCCATCTGTGCAAAAATGGAGCTCAGTCCCATTGTATCAAAATGTAAACACAGTAGGTGGTAGGCAGCTGTAAAAACAGCAGCCTGTTGGTAGACAAGGGGAATACTTGATCACATGCTCTATCAGATTGATCCTATTCTTTACTCTGCAAATCcagtaagaaaaacaaactcgAATTTTCCTGCATATATTAAAATGCAGCTGAGTGTGACACAAAGGCAGGCGTTGTCTAGGTTGCAGGATCTAGTTATGCAAACATTCAAGCAGAACGTAGTTTTATTATTCTGCCATAAAGGCCTATTGTTTACATATAGGACTTTCAACATGTAGGTGAATATTTCCAGgcagaaaaaaagcatattATTACCTGTACACATCGAGGAAAGCCATCAAGAAGACGAGCTCTTGGTTCTCCTGCGTTTAATCTCGCTGTTGTGATATTTTTCTGCTATTTTCCTCTCGTGACCGGAGGGGGAATGGCGGTTTGTGTTCAGCTCGATCTCTCTCTTGGATCTGCCTTTACCTCCAGCATGGCAAGGGTACTCAACCAGGTTGTAGTAGTCATACTGATCGTAGTATGCCTCTTCGAAAGAAACAAATCTTTCCATGTCTGTCGCCATTTGGGAGCGAAGTGTAGCAGTTTCTACCAGACAAGCTCCGGAGCAAGTAAACAGATGATGTCACCCTGTGTTTATATACACGAAGTCACGTGATCATGGCTGTGCAGCTGGGCAGTCTGCAGTGTGAAAATATGAAACTCAATTCAGTAAAGTTATTCTATtcatagtttttattatttgaaaaaaGCGAATGGATTATGGTTTGTTTCTATGTTATATCACTTGTTCTATTCATTATTGAACTGACtgtattagatagatagatagatagatag from Scomber japonicus isolate fScoJap1 chromosome 13, fScoJap1.pri, whole genome shotgun sequence includes:
- the znhit3 gene encoding zinc finger HIT domain-containing protein 3 — encoded protein: MQLCSVCAEQTPKYRCPACKIRYCSLGCYKKHKDTCLPAQQLPHTAEASEVKPALNAEPWSVEDLLHEDDITDKVPLQRLQLLGQSKELRDLLCNPHLRQLLQSIDSSDTKEDAMRAAMHEPLFGEFSDQCLKIVENQAESVTNGDL